A part of Myxococcales bacterium genomic DNA contains:
- a CDS encoding ABC transporter permease, translating to MITTLIKKFRGIVSPDTLESTGAFFRKKIAYLGGLTILVGNFYKHASKRPVITKELKEQCFHVGVSSMPIAAVTLFFVGVVFAFQFGITLRALGAVQFIGRVTTVSLVRELGPVFTALVVGGRIGAGMAAEIASMRVTEQIDAIRALGASPIRKLIVPRILAATFMIPLVSILATVIGAFGAVIISWGEFRVSPVSFYGSSIATVKMIDFISGFTKTFFFGFGIALVGCYEGLFCDFGTKGVGRATTRAVVNVSLVIVFTDFFLTRIFAYFL from the coding sequence GTGATTACTACATTGATTAAAAAATTTAGGGGCATTGTTTCGCCTGACACCCTTGAATCAACTGGCGCGTTTTTCAGAAAAAAAATTGCTTATCTTGGAGGCCTCACCATACTGGTGGGAAATTTTTACAAGCATGCAAGCAAACGGCCAGTCATCACCAAAGAACTTAAAGAGCAGTGTTTTCATGTTGGAGTAAGCTCCATGCCTATTGCCGCTGTAACTTTATTCTTTGTCGGTGTGGTTTTTGCGTTTCAATTTGGCATTACCCTACGAGCACTAGGAGCAGTACAATTCATAGGCCGTGTCACAACCGTTTCTTTGGTGCGAGAACTCGGCCCAGTATTTACCGCCCTTGTTGTTGGTGGTCGCATTGGCGCGGGTATGGCCGCTGAGATAGCTTCCATGCGAGTAACAGAACAGATCGATGCCATAAGGGCTTTAGGAGCCAGTCCCATAAGAAAACTGATTGTTCCTCGTATACTGGCCGCTACTTTTATGATTCCTTTGGTTTCAATTTTAGCAACAGTCATCGGTGCTTTTGGGGCAGTAATTATTTCATGGGGTGAATTTAGAGTAAGCCCTGTTTCATTTTATGGCTCGTCCATCGCCACTGTTAAGATGATAGATTTTATATCAGGATTTACCAAAACCTTCTTTTTTGGCTTTGGTATCGCCTTGGTTGGCTGCTACGAAGGACTTTTTTGCGATTTTGGAACCAAGGGAGTCGGTCGTGCTACAACACGTGCTGTAGTTAATGTTTCACTGGTGATAGTTTTTACCGATTTTTTTCTCACCCGAATTTTTGCTTACTTTTTGTAG
- a CDS encoding AI-2E family transporter, with protein sequence MNTSKFIIWTFILFLLLSSLLVGHLLFNFITPIIMALVIVSLFSPMHVKIMRWSNNRAYLSASISTTLVFLCVMVPITLFIFSLLQQALAIYQATQKLNNAGGISLWLESLKDYLIELKNYLESFGISIAPAKILNFATNFFKAMGQRFYDSIGFIATNFLTLTFNFFLTVALVFVFFVSGQATKKYVMDLFPIPTDEKERLAKRFQELSSAVFLGNGLISIVEGLIGGLSFYIFHIPGALFWGVAVAIAAFLPLVGASIVIIPASIYLFLTQELWQSVIFLIVNIGQLIILETIVKPKLIGTKSQMHSALVFLSILAGVQVYGLFGLFYGPLLVTMFLSLVEIYKEHYRDLLIKN encoded by the coding sequence GTGAACACTTCTAAATTTATTATCTGGACCTTTATTTTATTTTTGCTGCTCAGCTCATTGTTGGTGGGACATTTATTATTTAATTTTATTACGCCCATCATAATGGCGCTTGTTATTGTTTCACTTTTCAGCCCCATGCATGTAAAGATCATGAGATGGAGCAACAATCGCGCCTATTTGAGTGCGAGCATATCTACAACATTGGTATTTTTGTGTGTGATGGTGCCCATCACTCTTTTTATATTTTCACTGCTGCAGCAAGCATTGGCTATTTATCAGGCCACACAAAAATTAAATAATGCTGGGGGAATTTCTCTTTGGCTTGAATCGTTGAAAGATTATCTGATCGAGTTAAAAAATTATTTAGAAAGTTTTGGCATCAGTATTGCTCCAGCTAAAATTCTTAACTTTGCCACCAATTTTTTTAAAGCCATGGGGCAGAGGTTTTATGACAGTATTGGATTTATAGCCACTAATTTTCTAACATTAACTTTCAATTTTTTTCTGACGGTAGCGCTGGTTTTTGTATTTTTTGTCAGTGGTCAAGCCACCAAAAAATATGTCATGGATCTATTTCCTATTCCTACAGATGAAAAAGAAAGACTAGCGAAGCGCTTTCAGGAGCTCTCCAGCGCCGTTTTTTTGGGCAATGGTTTGATAAGTATCGTAGAAGGTCTCATTGGTGGTCTATCATTTTATATTTTTCATATTCCCGGTGCACTTTTTTGGGGAGTAGCCGTGGCCATTGCAGCTTTTCTTCCGCTTGTGGGAGCAAGCATCGTCATTATTCCAGCATCTATTTATTTATTTCTCACCCAGGAATTGTGGCAGTCAGTAATTTTTTTGATTGTGAATATTGGCCAACTGATTATTCTTGAAACGATTGTTAAGCCAAAGTTGATTGGCACTAAAAGTCAGATGCATTCGGCTTTGGTATTTTTATCGATTTTGGCTGGTGTACAGGTTTATGGACTCTTTGGTCTATTTTATGGGCCGTTGTTGGTCACTATGTTTTTAAGTTTGGTGGAAATTTACAAAGAACATTATCGAGATTTGCTCATAAAAAACTGA
- a CDS encoding DEAD/DEAH box helicase has translation MRILIIFFWAMLSVSCSNVKNAVKSSHQPLLEISENTKEKAKGNSDIQLLAHQLAPIDYLLKHPEQKGLLVNHYMGTGKTYLGLGFAQAFSSHPVIILAPRFIESNWKNSIDSYGVSDPERFTFISYDDAPSKLAHMDLSDHIILADEVHNLVKMMRTVDRQSNENFSEVYSNLRKAYKILALTGTPVYADESDVAFMLNLVSGKDLMPFNQESFRLQYTEIIPTRQFFRGYFSESNFMLFAGPIAFSLFSVALFGPLGVAVGLPLGLGMTIGTNLLFDLNSFKLRRLNLEKMTPFFNKYLSYFKFDESTFKDFPASDMKTMEVPYNKYQYSFFLHLVEGDLPVSQLQRLLRNEKIHRSDEYVEINSSRLHDQIYSSVGAGRDIGNFEFSSSDGKLIESPKFLQIYDEMKRHNEQTVMYSNYYQTGILSFEQFLKRQGYKEKYAIITPDLRAEAVNQIVTDYNNDKIRLLMLHPDVTEGISLKGTQYLHILEPMLNNTVLEQVIGRTRRFQSHSHLPKEKQIVHVRMWQSTSSKWNPDIGDLSRVNWFKRYREISYMSRWGVGVSQIDKNYHKKALNPEELSMIKLQTLEKNLKEIQNVLTLESIENNYRSK, from the coding sequence ATGCGAATTTTGATTATATTTTTTTGGGCTATGTTGAGCGTATCTTGTTCGAATGTAAAAAATGCTGTGAAAAGTAGTCATCAGCCCCTATTAGAAATCTCAGAGAATACAAAAGAAAAAGCTAAGGGCAATAGCGATATCCAACTCTTAGCCCATCAATTAGCGCCTATCGATTATTTACTCAAACACCCAGAGCAAAAAGGTTTATTGGTCAATCACTACATGGGAACAGGTAAAACATATTTGGGCCTTGGTTTTGCTCAGGCTTTTTCGAGCCATCCGGTTATCATTTTGGCTCCGCGTTTTATTGAGAGTAATTGGAAAAATAGCATTGACTCCTATGGGGTGAGCGATCCTGAGCGCTTTACTTTTATCTCCTATGACGATGCTCCAAGCAAGCTCGCCCACATGGATCTTAGCGATCACATTATTTTGGCTGATGAAGTACATAACTTGGTCAAAATGATGCGCACGGTAGACCGTCAGTCCAATGAAAATTTTTCTGAAGTCTACAGCAATTTAAGGAAAGCCTATAAAATTCTGGCTCTGACTGGTACTCCAGTTTATGCAGATGAGTCAGATGTTGCCTTTATGCTTAATCTTGTTTCGGGTAAAGATCTTATGCCCTTTAATCAAGAAAGTTTTCGTCTGCAATATACGGAAATAATTCCCACCCGACAATTTTTTAGGGGTTATTTTTCAGAAAGTAACTTTATGTTATTCGCCGGTCCTATCGCTTTTAGTCTTTTCTCTGTAGCCCTGTTCGGACCATTGGGAGTTGCTGTAGGATTGCCTTTAGGGTTGGGAATGACTATTGGAACAAACCTTTTATTTGATCTCAATTCTTTTAAGCTGCGTCGTTTAAATCTTGAAAAAATGACACCATTTTTTAATAAGTATTTATCCTATTTTAAATTTGACGAGAGCACATTTAAGGATTTTCCCGCATCTGACATGAAGACCATGGAGGTTCCTTACAATAAGTACCAATATTCGTTCTTCTTACATCTCGTTGAAGGGGATTTGCCTGTTTCGCAATTGCAGAGGCTGCTAAGGAACGAAAAAATTCATAGAAGCGATGAATATGTCGAGATAAATAGCAGTAGATTGCATGATCAGATTTATTCTTCTGTTGGAGCAGGACGAGATATCGGTAATTTTGAGTTCTCTAGTAGTGATGGAAAATTAATTGAATCTCCCAAGTTCCTTCAAATCTATGACGAAATGAAGAGGCACAATGAACAAACGGTTATGTATTCAAATTATTATCAAACAGGAATTTTGTCATTTGAGCAATTTTTGAAAAGACAGGGATATAAGGAAAAGTATGCGATTATAACTCCTGATCTACGGGCAGAAGCGGTTAACCAAATTGTAACAGATTACAACAATGACAAGATTCGTCTGTTAATGCTTCATCCGGATGTAACCGAAGGCATTTCCTTAAAGGGTACTCAATATTTGCATATTCTTGAACCTATGCTGAACAACACGGTTTTAGAGCAAGTTATAGGCAGAACACGCAGATTTCAATCTCACAGTCATCTACCAAAAGAAAAACAAATAGTTCATGTGCGAATGTGGCAATCCACCAGTTCCAAGTGGAATCCAGATATAGGAGATCTTTCAAGGGTTAATTGGTTCAAGCGCTACCGTGAAATATCTTACATGTCTCGCTGGGGGGTTGGAGTTTCACAAATAGATAAAAATTACCACAAGAAAGCCTTGAATCCCGAAGAACTTTCAATGATAAAGTTGCAAACCTTAGAAAAAAATCTTAAAGAAATTCAAAATGTGCTCACCCTTGAGTCTATCGAAAACAATTACAGAAGTAAGTAA